In Halovivax gelatinilyticus, the following are encoded in one genomic region:
- a CDS encoding sensor domain-containing protein encodes MVSSESNSVATLFGPPIQLQTYKNLLYLLLAVPLGFLYAFVLTFGLVLGLLLFVVGIGIVILVATLFGLRAVAGFERALANVLLGVDLSAYDDISRPDGRFAGLRSYLDAASTWRAVGFVQLKFLIGVVGFLVVFAFVSAVQLLAAPIRYPTSVEFGELNDDPVVWSIDSLPEALGALAVGLIALIVVLHVANAVAYVAERMAEALLGEPSS; translated from the coding sequence ATGGTCAGTTCCGAATCGAATTCGGTCGCCACGCTCTTTGGGCCGCCCATCCAGCTCCAGACGTACAAGAACCTGTTGTACCTCCTGCTCGCGGTTCCGCTCGGGTTCTTGTACGCGTTCGTCCTGACGTTCGGCCTCGTGCTCGGGCTCTTACTGTTCGTCGTCGGGATTGGGATCGTGATTCTCGTCGCGACTCTCTTCGGTCTCAGGGCTGTCGCCGGCTTCGAGCGGGCGCTCGCGAACGTCTTGCTCGGGGTCGATCTCTCGGCGTACGACGATATAAGTCGGCCCGACGGCCGGTTCGCGGGTCTCAGGAGCTACCTCGACGCGGCGTCGACCTGGCGTGCCGTCGGGTTCGTCCAGCTAAAGTTCCTCATTGGCGTCGTCGGATTCTTGGTGGTGTTCGCGTTCGTGAGCGCCGTTCAACTGCTCGCGGCGCCGATACGATATCCCACGTCCGTCGAGTTCGGCGAGCTGAACGATGATCCGGTCGTCTGGTCGATCGACTCGCTTCCGGAGGCGCTGGGTGCGCTCGCGGTCGGGCTCATTGCCCTGATCGTCGTTCTCCACGTCGCGAACGCCGTCGCGTACGTCGCTGAACGGATGGCTGAGGCCCTACTGGGCGAACCGTCGTCGTAG
- a CDS encoding single-stranded-DNA-specific exonuclease RecJ, translating into MVEVPVEPEWVEPEFDPGTVESLAESLDCSSVLASVLVSRGYTDPVEAERALDPAVEAIHSPAQLPDIDAIVSRLDAAVERDEFVAVFSDRDVDGITGSAILTSVFEDLGVSPVSRAPEKWDGYGVSEEHVAELVSEGVELLVLVDCGTTAHDPIDQAIDAGMDVVVIDHHDPEATLPAASACVNPRRADSEYPNLDLAAGALAWKVGQAFVEARAPLRIAEYHEMALPLAAVATLGDYMPLTVENRAIVREGFSRLSESDLPGLDQTVDHCGVESMRDIGWSLVPLLNAAQEAESGELMLELLLAEDAGEIEELIDRLEGYRADRRRQRAERLAHLEACIDEQLDPSSVDVVFVETDQYVGGGPMSEVSSRWQRPVITYRRSDTGYRGGGRTAPDIDLLELYEACDELLETYWGHPGAAGFRVSEANLAPFKRRLTETLRTRYDPADLRPSIDVDATVEPTTLTPGLVEDFDRFGPYGSGHDEPIVLIENVDIVSAEWFGSDDSHWKGIPGQGAGVTFIDWNGDVVESVGFPSGACDIAGTLSIDSFDGSVTVSVKAIRSASGETGPV; encoded by the coding sequence ATGGTTGAGGTGCCTGTTGAACCGGAGTGGGTTGAACCGGAGTTCGATCCCGGGACAGTTGAGTCGCTGGCCGAGTCGTTGGACTGTTCTTCGGTGTTGGCGTCGGTTCTAGTTAGTCGCGGGTACACGGATCCGGTTGAGGCTGAGCGGGCGCTCGACCCGGCGGTGGAGGCGATTCATTCGCCTGCGCAGTTACCGGATATCGACGCGATCGTTTCTCGCCTGGACGCGGCTGTTGAGCGAGACGAGTTCGTGGCGGTGTTTAGTGACCGAGACGTCGATGGAATTACCGGATCGGCGATTCTCACATCGGTATTCGAGGACCTGGGTGTGTCGCCTGTGTCTCGTGCTCCTGAGAAGTGGGACGGATACGGCGTGAGCGAGGAGCACGTGGCCGAGCTCGTTTCGGAGGGTGTCGAGTTGCTCGTTCTGGTTGATTGCGGGACGACGGCGCACGATCCGATCGACCAGGCGATCGATGCAGGGATGGATGTCGTCGTGATCGACCATCACGATCCGGAGGCGACGCTCCCTGCGGCGTCTGCGTGTGTGAATCCGCGTCGTGCTGATAGTGAGTATCCGAATCTGGATCTCGCGGCGGGTGCGCTCGCGTGGAAGGTTGGGCAGGCGTTCGTGGAAGCGCGTGCGCCGCTTCGAATCGCTGAGTATCACGAGATGGCGTTACCGTTGGCCGCGGTGGCGACGCTCGGTGATTACATGCCGTTGACGGTCGAGAATCGAGCAATCGTTCGAGAAGGATTCTCTCGGCTTTCAGAGAGCGATCTTCCGGGACTGGACCAGACGGTCGATCACTGCGGTGTCGAGTCGATGCGAGACATTGGCTGGTCGCTGGTGCCGTTGTTGAACGCGGCTCAAGAGGCGGAGTCTGGCGAGTTGATGCTTGAATTGTTGCTGGCAGAGGATGCTGGTGAGATTGAGGAACTCATTGATCGACTCGAGGGCTACCGGGCTGATCGACGGCGGCAACGAGCAGAGCGCCTCGCGCATCTCGAAGCCTGTATCGACGAGCAACTCGATCCATCGAGCGTTGACGTGGTGTTCGTTGAGACAGATCAGTACGTCGGGGGTGGCCCGATGAGCGAAGTATCGAGTCGGTGGCAACGACCCGTCATCACGTATCGCCGATCGGATACGGGGTACAGAGGCGGTGGTCGCACTGCGCCGGATATCGATCTCCTTGAACTGTACGAGGCGTGCGACGAGTTGCTCGAAACGTACTGGGGGCATCCGGGTGCGGCCGGGTTCAGAGTCAGTGAAGCGAACCTCGCCCCGTTCAAACGCCGACTGACCGAAACGCTGCGAACGCGGTACGATCCCGCAGATCTTCGACCCTCGATCGACGTGGACGCGACAGTCGAACCGACGACTCTCACACCGGGGCTCGTCGAGGATTTCGACCGGTTCGGCCCGTACGGTTCGGGTCACGACGAACCGATTGTTCTCATCGAGAACGTGGATATCGTGTCGGCGGAGTGGTTCGGCAGCGACGACAGTCACTGGAAAGGGATACCTGGCCAGGGAGCCGGTGTCACGTTCATCGATTGGAACGGTGACGTGGTCGAATCCGTCGGGTTCCCGTCTGGTGCGTGCGATATCGCCGGAACGCTCTCGATCGATTCGTTCGATGGATCGGTAACGGTGTCCGTCAAAGCGATCCGCTCGGCGAGCGGGGAAACCGGACCCGTTTAG
- a CDS encoding NADH:flavin oxidoreductase/NADH oxidase, with translation MTDDVFSPLEIRETTIRNRFTVSPMCQYSVDERDGLATDWHRVHLGSRAVGGAGIVFTEATAVEERGRISPEDLGIWSDDHRDALAPIASFIDSHGATPGIQLAHAGRKASKTRPWEGNEPLQPGDGGWETVAPSDVPYPYDGDPPVTTRLDADGIADVVESFRAGARRAREAGFEIAEVHAAHGYLLHEFLSPVTNHRDDEYGGSFHNRTRILREITDAVRDEMGEDRPVFVRISATDWLDDRDSWDIEQSIRLADDLYDAGADLIDVSSGGIHPDQDVEWIGPNYQLRFAERIRNESESDVTVATVGGITAAEQADAIIRNDRADLAVIGRTFLNDPYFPLHAAGQLGREDAVDVPVQYQHGF, from the coding sequence ATGACCGACGACGTGTTCTCCCCACTCGAGATCCGAGAGACGACGATTCGAAACCGGTTCACCGTGTCCCCGATGTGTCAGTACTCCGTCGACGAACGGGATGGGCTGGCGACCGACTGGCACCGCGTCCACCTCGGCTCGCGCGCCGTCGGCGGCGCCGGCATCGTCTTCACCGAAGCCACCGCCGTCGAAGAACGCGGGCGCATCTCCCCCGAAGACCTCGGCATCTGGAGCGACGACCACCGCGATGCGCTCGCCCCCATCGCCTCGTTCATCGACTCTCACGGTGCGACGCCGGGAATCCAACTCGCACACGCCGGCCGAAAGGCATCGAAGACCCGGCCCTGGGAGGGTAATGAACCCCTCCAGCCCGGCGACGGCGGCTGGGAAACGGTGGCGCCGAGCGACGTTCCGTATCCGTACGATGGCGACCCGCCAGTGACGACGCGCCTCGACGCCGACGGGATCGCCGACGTCGTCGAATCGTTTCGCGCGGGGGCACGCCGCGCACGAGAAGCCGGCTTCGAGATCGCGGAAGTCCACGCGGCCCACGGCTATCTCCTCCACGAGTTTCTCTCACCGGTCACGAATCACCGCGACGACGAGTACGGCGGCAGCTTCCACAATCGCACCCGGATCCTCCGCGAGATTACCGACGCCGTTCGCGACGAGATGGGCGAGGACCGCCCAGTGTTCGTCCGGATCTCCGCGACCGACTGGCTCGACGACCGAGACTCGTGGGATATCGAGCAGTCCATTCGACTCGCAGACGACCTCTACGACGCCGGTGCCGACCTCATCGACGTCTCTTCGGGCGGCATCCACCCGGACCAGGACGTCGAGTGGATCGGACCGAACTACCAGCTCCGATTCGCCGAACGCATCCGAAACGAGTCCGAAAGCGACGTCACGGTCGCCACCGTCGGCGGCATCACGGCCGCCGAACAGGCCGACGCGATTATTCGAAACGACCGCGCAGACCTGGCCGTCATCGGCCGGACGTTTCTCAACGATCCCTACTTCCCGCTCCACGCCGCCGGTCAACTCGGCCGTGAGGACGCCGTCGACGTCCCGGTCCAGTACCAGCACGGATTCTAA